In one window of Prevotella sp. E13-17 DNA:
- a CDS encoding non-canonical purine NTP diphosphatase, with protein MKIVFATNNEHKLSEIRQIIDNRVEILSLKDIGCDVDIPETGATLEANALQKARYVYDHYHMSCFADDTGLEVEALDGAPGVFSARYANTKNPEAESHDSEANMTQLLKDLAENNNRKARFRTVIALILKKDVCPCGCTSIKQEYQFEGIVDGEITRERSGAEGFGYDPIFRPEGYDKTFAELGMEIKNTISHRARATQKLADFLQKV; from the coding sequence ATGAAGATCGTATTTGCCACCAACAACGAGCATAAGCTCAGCGAGATACGTCAGATTATAGACAATAGGGTAGAGATACTCTCACTGAAGGATATAGGCTGCGATGTGGATATTCCAGAGACTGGCGCCACACTCGAAGCCAACGCCCTGCAAAAGGCGCGCTATGTCTATGACCACTACCACATGAGCTGTTTTGCCGACGACACCGGTCTTGAGGTCGAGGCACTCGACGGTGCACCTGGTGTCTTCAGTGCCCGCTATGCCAACACCAAGAATCCTGAAGCAGAAAGTCACGACAGCGAGGCCAACATGACCCAGCTGCTCAAAGATTTAGCAGAAAATAACAATCGCAAGGCACGATTTCGCACCGTCATTGCGTTAATACTAAAAAAGGATGTCTGTCCCTGTGGCTGCACCAGCATTAAACAGGAATATCAGTTCGAGGGCATCGTCGATGGCGAGATCACCCGTGAGCGGAGTGGGGCAGAGGGCTTTGGCTACGATCCCATTTTCCGTCCCGAAGGCTACGACAAGACCTTTGCCGAACTTGGCATGGAGATCAAAAACACCATCAGCCATCGTGCCCGCGCCACCCAGAAGCTGGCAGACTTTCTGCAAAAGGTATAA